A part of Microbulbifer sp. MI-G genomic DNA contains:
- a CDS encoding flavodoxin family protein, protein MTSIFHQLKKQGPLKALFLNCSLKKSPEVSNTDALIELLITRLKHFEPTIETEVIRVADYDVKAGIKNDEGDGDEWPKILEKIKQCNIIVPAMPVWMGVRSSVMQRVIERLDGTTKTVMCEKTGQFPLYGSVCGCVVTGNEDGSHDCVANTFANLLHFGATVPPNTDLYWVGDAGPGASFIEAGGALSPYVRRNADLTATNLLFVAKLLRDNPYDINIAKHNKQMMERGKVKMQAMQQAVEFMRENMPD, encoded by the coding sequence ATGACATCAATATTTCACCAACTGAAAAAGCAAGGACCACTTAAAGCTCTTTTCTTAAACTGTAGTTTAAAAAAGAGTCCGGAAGTATCAAATACTGATGCATTGATAGAGTTATTAATTACTCGACTTAAGCACTTTGAACCAACTATTGAAACTGAAGTTATCAGAGTCGCCGACTATGATGTCAAAGCAGGAATAAAGAATGACGAAGGAGATGGTGACGAGTGGCCCAAGATCCTAGAAAAGATCAAACAATGCAATATCATAGTACCTGCTATGCCGGTTTGGATGGGGGTTCGTTCATCGGTCATGCAGCGTGTTATAGAGCGGCTAGATGGAACAACAAAAACTGTTATGTGCGAAAAAACTGGCCAGTTCCCATTGTATGGATCTGTTTGTGGCTGTGTAGTTACTGGTAATGAAGATGGCAGCCACGACTGTGTTGCAAATACTTTTGCAAATCTACTACATTTTGGTGCGACTGTGCCACCGAATACTGATCTTTATTGGGTAGGGGACGCAGGCCCAGGTGCAAGCTTTATTGAAGCAGGTGGAGCATTGTCACCCTACGTTCGTCGAAATGCTGATTTGACAGCAACTAATTTGCTTTTTGTCGCTAAGCTTCTTCGGGATAATCCCTATGATATCAATATTGCTAAACACAATAAGCAGATGATGGAGCGGGGTAAGGTTAAAATGCAGGCAATGCAACAAGCTGTTGAATTCAT